The stretch of DNA TTTTACGACGATCCTCGAGGAGCTCTGTTCAAACTCACCCAGAAAGgcactgtcaaccaatatctCACTGAGTTTGAGCGATTGGCAAATCGTGTGGTAGGTCTCCCACACCATTTCTTGCTCAGCTGCTTTATTTCCGGCCTCACCCCTGAAATTCGCCGGGAAGTCCAAGCTTTTCAGCCCATGTCTCTTCCTCAGGCCACCGCCCTTGCTAAGATCCAAGAGGATAAAATTGAGGATCGCCGCAAAGCCTTCAAAACCCAGAAATTTGGACCCACCACCTCCACTAACCCCAATTTCTCTGTTTCCAGTTCAAACACCACCGTTAAACCACCCAACAACTCTACAAATTCCCCCAAAACCCCCTTTCGCAAACTGACCCAAGAAGAGATGGCTTCTCGCCGGGAACGTAACCTTTGTTACAATTGTGACGAGACCTTTACTCCTCAACATCGCTGTAAGGGACGTTTTTTCATGATTATTTCGGACGATGATATGGAGATGACTGACACGGCGTTTGATTTACCCACCGCCGACTCTGCTATTGAGCAATCCGCTCCGGTGTCACCACCAACCGACGCTCAATTAAGCCTTCACGCTATGTCCGGCTTTTCTGCTCCTAACACTTTTCGCATTTTGGGCTCGATTGCAAAGAAGCAATTCACTATCTTGGTCGATAGCGGCAGCACTCAGAATTTTATCCAAGACCGTGTTGCAAAATACCTCGGTCTTCCGGTGATTCCGGCGTCTCAGCCGTTCAAAGTTATGGTAGGCAACGGTAATACTCTTGATTGCAATTCTCAGTGTGCTAATGTTTCATTCAACATTCAAGGCAACAAATTCGTGGCAGATTTTTTTCTACTTCCCTTAGGCGGTGCGGAAGTAGTACTGGGTGTACCATGGTTGGTAAGTCTTGGACCCATTCTCATGGACTACACCAAACTTCAGATGCAGTTCACTTACTTGGGCCGGCCCATTGAGCTAAAGGCAGATGCTCCCTTCAAGCCAAAAGACATTTCCGTCCCTCAAATGAAACGGTGCGTTGCAACAAATTCTATCTCTTTATTTCTTCATCTACAACACATACCTGACCCACCTTCTACCCCATTCTCCGCCCCACCAATTATTCAAACCCTTCTCACTGAATTTCAACCTTTGTTTGCTCCACCACCATCATTGCCGCCACCTCGGCCCCATGACCACCGTATTCATCTACTACCAGATGCTCCTCCGGTTAACGTACGTCCTTATCGTTATCCGTACTACCAGAAAGCTGAGATTGAGAAACAAATTGCTGAGATGCTTCAAACTGGTATGATTCGACCTAGTCGAAGTCCTTTCTCCTCACCTGTGCTTCTTGTTAAGAAGAAAGACGGTACTTGGCGTTGTTGCATCGATTATCGCGCCCTAAACGCTATCACCATTAAAGATCGATTTCCAATGCCAACCATTGATGAGTTGTTGGATGACCTTGGCTCTGCCTCTTAGTTTTCTAAGCTTGACCTTCGTCAAGGCTTTCACCAAATCCGAATGCATGAAGAGGATATTCCTAAGACAGCGTTTCGCACACACCAAGGCCATTATGAGTATAGAGTCATGCCTTTTGGGTTATGCAATGCCCCATCGACGTTTCAAGCTGCCATGAATGACTTACTGCAACCTTTCCTCAGGCGCTTTGTCGCTGTTTTCTTCGATGATATACTGGTTTATAGCGCCTCCCTTGAGGACCACGCTCAACACCTTGCTCAGGTTTTCTCTACTTTACTCTCTGCACAATTTTACTTGAAGCAATCCAAGTGTTTACTTGCTCAGCGGAAGTTAGAATATTTGGGGCACATCATTTCGGGTAAAGGTGTACAAGTTGACCCCTCTAAGATCAGTGCCATGGTTGACTGGCCTGTGCCCACATCTATTACTTCCCTGCGTGGTTTTTTAGGGCTCACTGGTTTTTACCGGAAATTTATCCGCAATTATGCTGCTATTGCTACCCCTTTGACTCGGTTGTTGCGCAAAGATGCTTTTAATTGGACTGAGGAAGCACAACTTGCTTTCAATTCTCTGAAACAAGCTATGACCAAGGCCCCTCTGCTTGCGTCTCCAAATTTCAACATTCCCTTTATCTTGGAAACTGACGCCTCCGGTATAGCCATGGGTGCAGTGTTAATGCAGAACAATCACCCAATTGCCTTCTTTAGTAAACCATTCTGTCAGCGTTTACTCAACTCCTCTACTTATGTGCGTGAGCTTCATGCTATTACCACCGCGGTTAAGAAATGGCGTCAATATCTCCTTGGTCACCATTTTATCATATTTACAGATCATAAGAGCCTGAAGCAACTTATATCCCAAGTCATACAGACCCCTGAGCAGCAGGTCTATCTTTCCAAATTATTGGGCTTTGACTTCACCATTCAATAT from Trifolium pratense cultivar HEN17-A07 linkage group LG5, ARS_RC_1.1, whole genome shotgun sequence encodes:
- the LOC123886206 gene encoding uncharacterized protein LOC123886206, whose translation is MAAALSALNEKLDSLASDVATLRDSQPPATPPPPPPNNTLPRQHMKLEVPRFDGSDALGWIFKINQFFDFHQTPDHDRLTIASFYMDGPALSWFQYMLRSGMFQAWHDFLLALETRFAPSFYDDPRGALFKLTQKGTVNQYLTEFERLANRVVGLPHHFLLSCFISGLTPEIRREVQAFQPMSLPQATALAKIQEDKIEDRRKAFKTQKFGPTTSTNPNFSVSSSNTTVKPPNNSTNSPKTPFRKLTQEEMASRRERNLCYNCDETFTPQHRCKGRFFMIISDDDMEMTDTAFDLPTADSAIEQSAPVSPPTDAQLSLHAMSGFSAPNTFRILGSIAKKQFTILVDSGSTQNFIQDRVAKYLGLPVIPASQPFKVMVGNGNTLDCNSQCANVSFNIQGNKFVADFFLLPLGGAEVVLGVPWLVSLGPILMDYTKLQMQFTYLGRPIELKADAPFKPKDISVPQMKRCVATNSISLFLHLQHIPDPPSTPFSAPPIIQTLLTEFQPLFAPPPSLPPPRPHDHRIHLLPDAPPVNVRPYRYPYYQKAEIEKQIAEMLQTGMIRPSRSPFSSPVLLVKKKDGTWRCCIDYRALNAITIKDRFPMPTIDELLDDLGSAS